The Streptomyces sp. NBC_00435 nucleotide sequence GCGTGACGCGGGCTTCGACATGGACCTGGGCGGGGACGACATCACGTCGGTCCAGTACCAGAACGCCAACAACTCCGTCCGTGTGAACGACGAGTTCATGACGGCCGTCGAGAACGGCACCGAGTTCGGCCTGCGTGCCCGCATGACCGGCGAGGTCATCGAGACCGTCGACGCCAAGGCGCTCTTCCGCAAGCTCGCCGAGGCCGCGTGGGCGTGTGCCGACCCGGGCATCCAGTACGACGGTGTCATCAACAACTGGCACACCTGCCCCGAGTCCGGCCGCATCACCGCGTCCAACCCGTGCAGCGAGTACATGCACTTGGACAACACGTCCTGCAACCTCGCCTCGCTGAACCTGATGAAGTTCCTCGACGACGACGGCAAGGGCAACCAGTCCTTCGACGCCGAGCGCTTCGCCAAGGTCGTCGAGCTGGTCATCACCGCGATGGACATCTCCATCTGCTTCGCGGACTTCCCGACGCAGAAGATCGGCGAGAACACCCGCGCCTTCCGCCAGCTGGGCATCGGCTACGCCAACCTCGGCGCCCTGCTGATGGCCACCGGCCACGCGTACGACTCCGACGGCGGCCGCACCCTCGCCGCCTCGATCACCTCGCTGATGACCGGTACCGCGTACAAGCGCTCCGCCGAGCTGGCCGCGATCGTCGGCCCGTACGACGGCTACGCCCGCAACGCCGAGTCGCACAAGCGCGTCATGAAGCAGCACGCCGACGCCAACGCCGTCGCGCCGCGCACCGAGGACCTGGACAACGTCATCTGGGCCGCGGCCACCGAGGCCTGGCAGGACGTGATCCGCCTCGGCGAGAAGAACGGCTTCCGCAACTCGCAGGCCTCCGTCCTCGCGCCGACCGGCACCATCGGTCTCGCGATGTCCTGCGACACCACCGGTGTCGAGCCGGACCTGGCCCTGGTCAAGTTCAAGAAGCTCGTCGGCGGCGGCTCGATGCAGATCGTCAACGGCACCGTTCCGCAGGCCCTGCGCCGCATGGGCTACCAGGAAGAGCAGATCGAGGCGATCGTCGCCCACATCGCCGAGAACGGCGTGGTCGTCGATGCCCCCGGCCTGAAGCCGGAGCACTACTCGGTCTTCGACTGCGCGATGGGTGAGCGTTCCATCTCCGCGATGGGCCACGTCCGCATGATGGCCGCGATCCAGCCCTGGATCTCCGGCGCGATCTCCAAGACGGTCAACATGCCGGAGACGGCCACGGTCGAGGAGATCGAGGAGATCTACTTCGAGGCGTGGAAGCTGGGCGTCAAGGCGCTCGCGATCTACCGCGACAACTGCAAGGTCGGCCAGCCCCTCTCCGCGAAGAAGAAGGAAGAGGAGAAGGAGGAGGTCACCGCCAAGGCGGAGGACACCATCCGGACGGCCGTCGAGAAGGTCATCGAGTACCGTCCGGTCCGCAAGCGCCTCCCGAAGGGCCGCCCGGGGATCACCACCTCCTTCACGGTCGGTGGCGCCGAGGGCTACATGACCGCGAACTCCTACCCGGACGACGGTCTCGGCGAGGTCTTCCTGAAGATGTCCAAGCAGGGTTCGACCCTCGCGGGCATGATGGACGCCTTCTCGATCGCCGTCTCGGTCGGTCTGCAGTACGGCGTCCCGCTGGAGACGTACGTCTCGAAGTTCACGAACATGCGCTTCGAGCCGGCCGGCATGACCGACGACCCGGACGTGCGGATGGCGCAGTCGATCGTCGACTACATCTTCCGTCGCGTGGCGCTCGACTTCCTGCCCTTCGAGACCCGCTCGGCCCTCGGCATCCACTCGGCCGAGGAGCGTCAGCGTCACCTGGACACCGGTTCCTACGAGCCCCTCGACGAGGAGCTCGACACGGAGTCCCTGACCCAGTCGGCCCCGCCGGTCGCGGCCCCGGTCGCCCCGGCCCCGAAGCCGGTCGCGCTCGCCCCGGTCCCGGCCCCCAAGACGGCGCACTCCAACGCCGAACTGGTCGAGATGCAGCTCGGCGTCTCCGCCGACGCCCCGCTCTGCTTCTCCTGCGGTACGAAGATGCAGCGTGCCGGTTCCTGCTACATCTGCGAGGGCTGCGGCTCCACCAGCGGCTGCAGCTGATACCGGGCGGAACAGCGTCGGACGCAACGCCCGACGTAGCCCGCGCACGTAGCTGACCAGCAGCTCACGAAGGGGACCGACCTATGGTCGGTCCCCTTCGGCGTGCCCGGAGCCCTGCGCGCGCCCGTACGGGAGGCCGGGGCGAGGTCCGGATCTTTGTGTGTTCTGCCAGTACGGGCGGCTGTCGCGATCGGGCAAGACTGCCAACAGGGGCCGACGCGCACCTCGGTGACGGGGGCTCAGGCCGAGGCATGTCACATCACATGGGGGAGAGAACTGTGGGCACGCAGCAGCAGTACGACGAGATCGGTGAGGCGTTCGAGGGCTTCAAGGGCCTGCCGATAGTGAAGTACGGGGAGGTGCCCAGCTTCCTCGCCATGGTCGGGGACGTGCGTGGCAAGTCGGTCCTCGACCTGGCGTCCGGCACCGGCTTCTACAGCAGGGAGTTCAAGCGGCGCGGCGCCGCGGACGTGCTCGGAGTCGAGATCTCCGGTGAGATGGTCAACGTGGCACGGGCGCTGGAGGAGCGCGATCCGCTGGGTGTGCGCTACGAGGTGGGCGATGTGGCCGGACTGCGACCTATCGGGCAGCGCTTCGACGTCGCGGTGGCAGTGCAGCTGCTCAACTACGCGGAGGACATCACCACCATCGAGCGGATGTGCGCCAATGTGCACCGGAACCTGGCGCCCGGCGCCGAGTTCTTCCTGTTCAACCAGTCGCCCGACTACGACTTCGACGGGCCTTCCCTGGCCAAGTACGGCTTCGTCACCGAGCTGACCGGGGAAGAGGTCGAGGCCGGACTGCGGGTCCGGACCACGGCGCTGCTCGACCCGCCGGTCACGATCTTCGGCATCTTCCCGCGCCGCGAGGTCTATGAGAAGTGTCTGCTTGCGGCCGGCTTCAGCGACCTGACCTGGGTGCCGCTGGAGGTGTCCGAGGCCGGTGTGAAGGAATTCGGCGAGGCCTTCTGGGCGGATGCCCTCGGCAACCCGCCGCTGACGATGCTGCGCTGCCGCGCCTGAGGGACGGCCTGAGGGACGGCCTTGCGTGTTCTCGATCCGGTCCAGGTGCAGGCAGTGGGCGGTCAGTCCGGTCAGCTCGAAGGCGAAGCACAGCGACATCAGCGGGTTCACGAAGAGCTCGCTGTTCCGCGTGCGCGTCGTGAACCGGACGTCCCCGAAGGAGCCGCGCACGGCCGCCGCGATCGAGCCGTTCACGATGCTCGGACGGTCCGGGGGGCGGTCCTGGGCGTGGGCCACGGCATCGAGGTCCAGGGCGCCCTCACGGGTGGATCGGGGCACGGAGAACGCTCCGAGTTGGGCCCCGTCGCGCCCCAGCGCCGCGATGTTCTCCAGCACCAGCGTGTGGCTCACCCCGTGGGGGGCGTCCACGCCGAAGCCGACCGAGACGACGAGGCGCTCGGGTACGTCGTCCAGCGCGGCCAGTGCCGCCACGCCGGTCAGGTCCTCCTCGGGCGGCCGAGTCCGGGGTGACGGCGGCGAGGTCCGGGGCCACCCGGTCGTCCGTCGGGAGGCCCGAGTAGATGTCGAGGCCGCCTCCGGCTCCGGCGACGAGGATCCGCTCGGCCGAAGGCAGGCGGGTGAAAAGCGGGCTGGTGTGCAGGGCGGCCATGATGGCCATGGTGCGGGGCGCCACGACAGGGCGCCCCGGAAATATCGCGGTGCGTCGAGCGGGGAGCCATGGGAGTCGTGGAAGCCATGTGGAGCGGTGACGAGCTGGACCTGGATGCCTATCTCGCGAGGATCGGCTGGGAGGGCGGGGAACTCCGTGCGGACCTCTCGACGTTGAAGTCGGTGCACCGGGCCCACACCGGTGCGATCACCTTCGAGAGTCTGGACGTGCTGTTCGGTCGCCCCGTCGGGCTGGACGTCAAGACGCTCGAGGACAAGCTCGTGCACGACCGCCGCGGCGGCTACTGCTACGAGCAGAACACCCTGCTGGCCGCCGCCCTGGAGCGGATCGGGTTCGAGGTCTCCGGACGCGGCGCCCGCAACCGCAGCCGGGGCGACTCCCTCACCGCGGTGACGCATGCCGTCCTCGTCGTCACCGTGGACGGGCAACCGTGGCTCTGCGACGCCGGGTTCGGCTGGCAGGGGCCGCGCGAGCCCGTGCCGTTGGCGCGCCCGGGAACAGAGGTCCGGCAGGGCGAATGGCTGTTCCGCGTCCGGGAGGAGGCGGACGGGATCCTGGTGCTGCGCACCCTGCGCGAGGGCGCCTGGCGGGACCTGTACGCCTTCTCCCCGCAGCCCTACTACCCCGTCGACTACGTGGTGCTGAACCACTACAGCTCCTCGCACCCCCGCTCCGCCTTCGTCGGCCGGGTCATCGTCCAGCACCCGGGCGGCTCCGACCGGCTGGCCCTCGTGGGGCGGGAGCTCTCGCGGCTGAGTCCCGACGGTCCGGTCGAGCGGCGGGAGATCGCGGAGGAGGAGCTGCTCGCCCTGCTCGACCGGGAGTTCGGGCTTCGGCTGTCCGGGCGGGACGCGGCCGAACTCCTTCGGATGTACCGCGCCGAGGACTGACCCGGGCCCCGCCGGGACCGTACGATGGCGCAGTGCTGGTCAAGTGGATTCGCTGCACGGTGACGGACCGACGCGGGTTCGAGCGCGGGCAGCGCAAATGGGCGGGGCTGCCCGGCGAACCGGGCTTCCGGGGGCAGGGCGGCGGCTGGAGCCGAGGCCGGCAGGGGGTGGCGCATGTCTTCGCGTTCTGGGAGAGCCGTTCCTTCTACGACTCCTTCATGGCCAGATCGCACGACAGGCTGGCCGCCTCCCAGAACGGCACCTTCACCGATGCGCGGGTCACGCTCTTCGACCACCGCTTCGACGTGAAGACCGGCTTCGAACCCCGGTTCACCGACGCCGACGTCGTCCGGGTCGCCCACACCCGGGTGCGGGAGGGCCGCCTGGACCATTTCGCGCTCATGCAGGAAAAGGTGTGGAACCCGGCCATGGCGGGCTCGCCCGGCATGGTCCGCGGCCTGTTCGGCGAGGCGCCCGGCCGGGAGTTCCTGGTGCTGTCGATGTGGCACGCGGCCGCCGAGCACGGCAAGTACCGCCAGGAGCGGGTCGAGCGGCTGTCGCTGCGCGCCCAGATCCAGGCCGACGTGGAGGCCCTCACCGGGGACGTCGTCGACCTCGAACCCTCCTGGACGGTATGACCGTAGGACCACCCGGGTGAAGAGCTGACGGTACGGCTGCCGCCGGGACGACCGGCGCGCCCGGTCGATGTGCCCGGCAGCGGCCGAATAGGGTCGTGGGATGGTACGACCACGGCGCATCGTCCTTGTCCGGCACGGGGAATCGGAGGGCAATGCCGACGACACTGTGTACGAGCGGGAGCCCGACCACGCCCTGCGGCTGACCCGAAACGGCCGCGAGCAGGCCGCGGACGCCGGCGTCCGGCTGCGCGAGCTGTTCGGGGACGAACACATCAGCGCGTACGTGTCCCCGTACCGCCGGACCCTGCAGACCTTCCGTGAGCTGGACCTGGACCCGGAGCGTGTGCGGATGCGCGAAGAGCCGAGGCTGCGCGAGCAGGACTGGGGGAACTGGCAGGACCGGGACGACGTAAGGCTGCAGAAGGCCTACCGGGACGCGTACGGGCACTTCTTCTACCGCTTCGCGCAAGGGGAGTCGGGCGCCGACGTGTACGACCGGGTCGGTGCCTTCCTGGAGAGCCTCTACCGCAGCTTCGAGGCCCCGGACCATCCGGAGAACGTGCTGCTGGTGACCCACGGGCTGACGATGAGACTGTTCTGCATGCGGTGGTTCCACTGGTCCGTGGCCGAGTTCGAGGCGCTCTCCAACCCCGGGAACGGCGAGTACCGGGTCCTGCTGCTGGGACCGGACGGCCGGTACCGGATGGACCGCCCGTTTGAGCGGTGGACCACACCCGAGCCTTACGACCTCGACGGCTAGAGTGACGCGGGATGACCTCTGACTCCTCTCCCGAAAGGCGCTACGCACGCGCCATGGCCAGCCTCCGAGGGCTGGCCCTGGGCGACGCACTGGGTTCCCAGTACTTCGTCCCCGTGAACTACCCGCTGCTCAAGCGGCGCGAGCTGCCCGCCGGCAGCGATCCGTGGCAGTGGACCGACGACACGGAGATGGCCTGCTCGGTGGTGGCCGTCCTCGCCGCGCACGAACGGGTGGACCAGGACGCGCTGGCCGACTCCTTCGCCCGCCACCACGACTTCGACCGCGGCTACGGGCCCGCCGTGAACCGGATGCTGCGCCTGATCCGCGAGGGCGCGGACTGGCGCACGCTCGCCGCCGAACTGTTCAACGGCCAGGGCTCCTGGGGCAACGGCGCGGCCATGCGGGTCGCCCCGCTGGGCGCCTGGTACGCCGACGACCCGGAGCAGGCCACCCACCAGGCGGAGATCTCCGCCTACACCACCCACCAGCACCGCGAGGCGGTGTGCGGGGCGATGGCCGTGGCCGCCGCGGCGGCGCTGGCCGCCGATCCGGCCGGACCGCCGAGCGCCGCCGACCTGCTGGACGGCGTGATCGCGCTGGTACCGCGCAGCGCGGTGGGCGCCGGGGTACGGCGTGCGCGCGACATGCTCGACTACGGGGACGCGACCACCGTCGCGGCCGTACTGGGCTGCGGGCGGCGCACCAGCGCCCATGACACGGTGCCGTTCGCCCTGTGGTCGGCGGCGCGGGGCCTGGGCGACTACGAACGGGCCTTCTGGACCACCGCGCAGGTGGGCGGGGACGTGGACACGACCTGCGCGATCGTCGGCGGAGTGCTGGGCGCGCGCGGGGACGAAGTGCTGCCGCAGGCCTGGCTGGCCCGGACCGAGGCGCTGCCGGCCTGGCTGCCGGAGGCGCCGGAGTAGCGGTTGGTCCGCACCGGCCCGGGCCGGTCCATGCCCCTCCGTTTGTCACGGTCCTGCCACAGGGTTCTTTTGATCCTGTTCAAAACGGCCTGACACCGGCCTACTCTGGCCGCTCGCCGCCCCCAACGATCGACGGGGGGCGGCCGGTAGGGGAGGGGAACCCGATGTCGGAGAACACCGAGGGAACGAACGAAGCGGCCGCGCAGGCCGAGGGGGTCGCGGAGCCCGCGAAGGCTGTGGAGCCTGCGAAGGCTGCGGAGCCCGCGAAGCCGGCAGCCGGGCCGGCGCCGACCGCGCCGCCGGGCTGGGATCCCAAGGCCTGGCAGACACACCAGCTGCGCAAGCAGCGCACCGCCTCCGGTGCCTGGTCGCTGGCGCCGCTCGCCTGGGCCGAGGCCGCCCGGCCCGCCGCCGTGGCGCCGGTGCCGGCCGCGGTGCTGGGCGCCGTCCTCGCCTCCGGCATCGCCGTGTCCCTGCTGCTCGGCGACGGGCTGGGTCCCGGCCTGCTCCTCGCGGTGCTGCCGGCCCTCGTCGCCGGTTACGTGGCCGCACGCCGGGCCGGCCGCGGCCTGCGCCCGTGGACCGCGCTCTGGGCGATCGGCTGCCTCGCACTGCTCGCCGTACCCGCCCTGCGCGACTCAGGCTGGCCTTCCACGCTCGCCCTGATCGCTGCCGTCCTGACGGGCGCGCTGGCCCTGCACGGCAGCCGCAGCTGGCCCGGGATCCTGCTCGGCCCCGTCGGCTTCGTCGACTCCGCCGTCCTCGGGGTCCGCTGGGTCTGGAGCGGCCTGCGCTCGCGCGGCCAGGGGAGCCGGCAGCGCTGGCTGCCGTTGGTGAAGGCCGCCCTGGTGGCGGTGGTCCTGCTGGTGCTGTTCGGCACGCTGTTCGCCTCCGCCGACGCCGCCTTCGCGGACGTGCTCAGCGGGCTGACCCCCGACTTCAGCGGAGTGGGCGGGCCGGTGCGCCTGCTGCTCTTCCCGCTGGGTCTCCTCGTCGCGATCACGGTCGCCCGCACGGCCGCCGCGCCCTCCCGCTGGGACCGCATCCAGGTGCGTCCGGGGAAGGCACGCTCCCGGGTGGAGTGGGCCCTTCCGCTCGTCGTGCTGAACCTGCTCTTCGCCGGATTCAACGCCGTCCAGCTCACGGTCCTCCTCGGCGGCTACCGCAAGGTCCTGCAGGCCACCGGCCTCACCTACGCCGAGTACGCGCGCCAGGGCTTCTGGCAGCTGCTCTGGGCCACCCTGCTCACCCTCGCTGTCATCGCGCTCGCCCTGCGCTGGGCCCCGCGCGACGGTGCAGGCGACCGGCGGCTCGTGCGCGTCGTGCTCGGCACACTGTGCGCGCTGACCCTCGTCGTGGTCGCCTCCGCGCTCCACCGCATGGACCTGTACGTGGACGCGTACGGGCTGACCAGGCTGCGCGTATCGGTCGCGGGCATGGAGCTCTGGCTCGGGCTGGTCATCGTACTGATCATGGCCGGCGGGCTGTTCGGGGCGCGCTGGCTGCCGCGTGCGGTCGCCGGGAGCGCGATGGCCGCCGTCCTGGCCTTCGGGCTGATGTCCCCGGACGGGATGGTCGCGCAGGGCAACGTCACCCGGTACGAAAAGGACGGCAAGATCGACCTGGCCTACTTCCAGTCCCTGTCGGCGGACGCGGTGCCGGGCCTGGACCGGCTGCCCGAGCCCCAGCGTTCCTGCGCCCTGCGCGGGATCGACGGCGAGCTGGCGAAGGCGGGCAGGACGCCCTGGTACGCCATGAGCCTGGGGGAGCGCCGGGCCCGGGAGATCCTGCGCGAGCGCCCGGTGAAGGCCTCGTACGAGGAATGCAAGCGCCTCGGAACCTTCGGGGCCCGGACCGAGTACTAGGTCCCGGGCGCCCGGGTGCGGGAGCCGCTCCCCGGAACGAGGGCCCGGCCCCACGGGCGAGGGCCCCGGCGCGGTCGGCCTCCCGCGCTGGGGCCTTCGCACGGGACCGCCCGCTCAGGCGGCCGGACCGGCCTCGGCGGCGACTCCGTTCAGGGCCTCCAGGTCGCTCCTGCGCACCCGGATCACCAGCAGCGCGGTGACGAGCGCTGCGCCCGACATGGCCACCGCGGCGATGAACGCGGTGGAGATGCCCTGGGTGAGGACGAAGTCCCCCCAGGGATCGGGCAGCCGGCCGGTCTGCTGGAAGGCGGCCAGCTGGTCCTGGTCGGCGTGCGCCAGGAAGTCCGGCACCTGCGTGTGGGCCTCGTTCCGGCTGGCCGTACCGAAGACGGTGACCAGGATGGACAGCCCGAGCGAGCCGCCTACCTGCTGGCTGGCGTTGAGCAGCCCGGAGGCCGCGCCCGCCTCCTGCGGGGCCACTCCGGAGACGGCGGTGAGCGTGAGGGTGACGAAGTTCAGGCCCATGCCGAAGCCGAACAGCACCATCGGGCCCAGCACCCCGGAGACGTACGAGCTGTCGGACTCGATGAAGGTCAGCCAGGTCAGTCCGACGCCGGTGAGCCCGGAGCCGATGACCATGAAGGGCTTGGGGCCGAAGCGCGGCAGCAGGCGCTGCGAGAGTCCGGCGGCGGTGACGATCGCGGCCGTGATGGGCAGGAAGCCGATGCCCGACTGGATCGGGGAGAAGCCCAGCACGTTCTGCACGAACTGGACGATGAAGAAGAACATGCCGAACATCGCGGCGGCCAGACTGAGCATGATCACGTAGGTGCCGGTGCGGTTGCGTTCGGCGAACATGCGCAGCGGGATGATCGGATCGGCCGCCCGGGACTCGACGAGCACGAAGGCGGCGAGCAGGACGACGGCCAGGGCGAATGCCCCGATGGTCACGCCGTCGCGCCAGCCGTCCTGGGAAGCGCGGATGAATCCGTAGACGAGCGCGGTCATTCCGACGGTGGAGGTGAGCGCTCCGGCGATGTCGAAGCGGCCCGGGTGGCGTTCGGACTCGCTGATGTAGAGCGGCGCCAGGAACGCGATCAGCAGCCCGATCGGCACGTTGACGAAGAACACCCAGCGCCAGTCGAGCCATTCGGTGAGCATGCCGCCGGCCAGCAGGCCGATGGCGCCACCGCCGGCGGAGACGGCGGCGAACACGCCGAAGGCGCGGTTGCGTGCGGGTCCTTCGGCGAAGGTCGTGGTGATCAGTGCGAGGGAGGTCGGCGAGGCGATGGCGCCGCCGACGCCCTGGAGCGCCCGCGCGGCGAGCAACTGCCAGGGCTCCTCGGCGAAACCGCCGAGCAGGGAGGCCAGGGTGAAGAGGAGGATGCCGGTCATGAAGACGCGGCGCCGGCCGAGGATGTCGCCGGCGCGCCCGCCGAGGAGCAGCAGACCGCCGAAGGCGAGCGTGTAGGCGCTGATCACCCAGGACAGGTCGGTCGTCGAGATGGCCAGGTCGGTCTGGATATGCGGGAGCGCGATGTTCACGATCGTCGCGTCGAGTACGACCATGAGCTGGCAGGCGGCGATGACGGTGAGCGCCACTCCCGGGCGCCCCTCCCGGCGGGCCGCGCCCGGTATCCGGAGTTTGGAGAGCTGAGGAGTTGTCACTGTGGATCCCCCCAAGTGAAATAGTGAACGTGCGCGTTCACGGCGATTCCACGGTAGGGAGTCAGCCTTAGTGAACGCAAGCGTTCACTAAGGCTGAAAATACGTGCGAGGGGCGCGCGGGAAGGTCGGAGGTGCGGGAGTGGTGGGTGCACGCTGGGCGGCGGCGTCCCCGGGGCGCAGGCGTGGACCCGAACTCGAACGGGCGATTCTCGACGCCGCGTTGGAGCAGCTGAGCACCGTTGGCTGGAACTCCCTCACCATGGAGGGCGTGGCCGCCGGTGCGCACACCGGCAAGGCGGCGCTGTACCGGCGCTGGCCCTCGAAGGCCGACCTGGTGGCCGACGCGCTGCGCACGGCGCTGCCGCCCCTCGGCCGGATTCCGGACCTCGGATCGGTGCGCGAGGACCTGTACGCGCTGTGCGTGCGGATGCGGGAGGTCATGCGGTCGCGGGCCGGGCAGGCCCTGCGGGCGGTTCTTCACGAGTGCGATCACAGCCATGCGGACCGGTTTCGCGGCCTGATCCGGTCAGGGCTGCATGAACCGGCGCACAAGCTGATCCAAGAGCTGGTACGACGCGGAATCGACCGGGGAGACGTCCGGTCGGACGCGACCGACGCGCTCCTCGCCGATGTCATCCCGGCGCTGATGATGTACCGCGCGAAGGTGTGCGGGAGTGAATGGGGCGACGCGGAAATCGCCGAGATGATCGACGGGGTGATGGTGCCGCTGCTCAGGGTGTGAGACGGGGAGGGGCGGAGCGGGGGCGGGAGCGGGGTCGGGGCGGAGCCGGAGGAGCGTCCGGGGCGGAGCGGGAGGCGCGGCCGGGCGGGGGTCGGGGTGTGCAGGCGGCGCGAGGCGGCGTAACCTTGCTGGCGCCATGCCGTACGAAGCACCCACTCACACCGTCGAACGCTCCCTCCGAGCGACCACCGGCGCCAAGGTCATCGCCGGGGTCGACGAAGTCGGGCGAGGGGCCTGGGCCGGTCCCGTCACCGTATGCGCGGCGATCACCGGTCTGCGCCGGCCGCCCGCGGGACTCACCGACTCCAAACTGCTCACCCCCAAGCGACGCGACGCGCTCGTCGGCGTCCTGGAGGACTGGGTCACCGCCTACGCCCTGGGTCACTCCTCCCCGCAGGAGATCGACCAGCTCGGGATGACCGCCGCCCTGCGCCTCGCCGCGGTGCGCGCCCTGGAGGCGCTGCCCGTGCGGCCCGACGCGGTGATACTCGACGGCAAGCACGACTACCTCGGTGCGCCCTGGCAGGTCCGGACGGTGATCAAGGGTGACCAGTCCTGCGTCGCCGTCGCCGCCGCCTCGGTGATCGCCAAGGTCCGGCGCGACCGGATGATGGCCGAAATCGGTGAACAGGGCGGCGGAATCGAGGACTTCGCTTTCGCCGCCAACGCCGGATACCCCTCGCCCGTGCACCGGGCGGCGCTGGAAGAGCTGGGGCCGACCGCCCATCACCGGCTCTCGTGGTCCTACCTCGACGCGCTGCCCCGCTGGAGCCACCTCAAGAAGGTGCGCCGTAGCGAGGAATCGATGGACCTGGAAAACGGAGGCCAA carries:
- a CDS encoding ribonuclease HII — protein: MPYEAPTHTVERSLRATTGAKVIAGVDEVGRGAWAGPVTVCAAITGLRRPPAGLTDSKLLTPKRRDALVGVLEDWVTAYALGHSSPQEIDQLGMTAALRLAAVRALEALPVRPDAVILDGKHDYLGAPWQVRTVIKGDQSCVAVAAASVIAKVRRDRMMAEIGEQGGGIEDFAFAANAGYPSPVHRAALEELGPTAHHRLSWSYLDALPRWSHLKKVRRSEESMDLENGGQLGFDF
- a CDS encoding TetR/AcrR family transcriptional regulator; the protein is MVGARWAAASPGRRRGPELERAILDAALEQLSTVGWNSLTMEGVAAGAHTGKAALYRRWPSKADLVADALRTALPPLGRIPDLGSVREDLYALCVRMREVMRSRAGQALRAVLHECDHSHADRFRGLIRSGLHEPAHKLIQELVRRGIDRGDVRSDATDALLADVIPALMMYRAKVCGSEWGDAEIAEMIDGVMVPLLRV